A DNA window from Rossellomorea marisflavi contains the following coding sequences:
- a CDS encoding DUF1569 domain-containing protein, protein MKDIFNQSHAEEILNRINNLSPNSKPQWGNMDVAKMLAHCSSFQDIAMGNTFPSRGLLGRLIGKFVKPILYNDKPLPRNMSTIPTILIVDEREFDTEKEKLKQKIINFQNKGTQECANHPHPFFGKLTSEQWGKGIYKHLDHHLKQFGV, encoded by the coding sequence ATGAAGGATATTTTTAATCAGTCGCACGCAGAAGAAATTCTAAATAGAATCAACAATTTAAGCCCAAATTCCAAACCACAATGGGGCAATATGGATGTTGCAAAAATGCTGGCACATTGTTCATCCTTTCAAGACATTGCAATGGGAAACACTTTTCCTTCGAGAGGTTTATTAGGGAGATTAATTGGGAAGTTTGTGAAACCAATTTTATATAATGACAAGCCATTACCCCGAAATATGTCCACAATCCCTACAATTTTGATTGTAGATGAAAGAGAATTTGATACAGAAAAGGAGAAATTAAAACAAAAAATTATAAATTTTCAAAATAAGGGTACTCAAGAGTGTGCAAATCACCCACATCCTTTTTTCGGGAAACTTACTTCTGAGCAATGGGGAAAAGGAATTTATAAGCACCTTGACCATCATTTAAAACAATTTGGAGTTTAG
- a CDS encoding class D sortase, which translates to MKKKTKAGLSLVLIGLILLSIPFVYEWQKDKEVAALEEALSLIERAEGEPVDLSSVRNLSVSEDQLKDVLELEIPAIDLKEKVLPEPTQENLSIALTQIKSDQTPGKGNFTIAGHRGYRGDRHFRQLPEVEAGEKVLLHQGSTTYEYIIDSTTIIDPTDTHVLDDQPNKNQITLVTCTLDGTQRIILTGTLVG; encoded by the coding sequence ATGAAGAAAAAAACAAAGGCAGGACTGTCCCTTGTACTGATCGGACTCATCCTGCTCTCCATCCCATTCGTGTATGAATGGCAAAAGGATAAAGAAGTAGCCGCTCTGGAAGAGGCCCTTTCCCTTATCGAACGGGCAGAAGGAGAACCGGTCGATCTCTCAAGCGTCCGGAACTTATCGGTGTCAGAGGATCAGCTGAAGGATGTCCTGGAACTCGAAATCCCGGCCATCGACCTGAAGGAAAAGGTCCTGCCCGAACCGACCCAAGAAAACCTCAGCATCGCCCTAACCCAGATCAAATCGGACCAAACCCCCGGCAAAGGCAACTTCACCATCGCCGGGCACAGGGGGTACAGGGGAGACCGTCACTTCCGCCAGCTTCCTGAAGTCGAAGCCGGCGAAAAGGTCCTCCTCCACCAGGGCAGCACCACATACGAATACATCATCGACAGCACCACCATCATCGATCCCACCGACACCCACGTCCTGGACGATCAACCAAACAAAAATCAAATCACCCTCGTCACCTGCACCCTCGACGGCACCCAACGGATTATTCTGACGGGTACTTTGGTTGGGTGA